The following are encoded in a window of Candidatus Omnitrophota bacterium genomic DNA:
- a CDS encoding radical SAM protein: MIRKYWHWLKYKLGIRDIIGLRFTTTWKCDSKCKTCNIWKDATAGKNDLTVKEIDNFSRAECLKKVEYITLSGGEPTLRKDLPEVIEVLHKNLPKAGFAMTTHGMHPQLEEDVFRKILRNNPDIPFRFVGISLNGPPQIHDRTRGIEGSWEKAVETYDRLKDLVPCEFSFTFCKDNVEYFEWVQDFARSKGTRAYICWTVMNERFDILDEDLVFWREGMDKMLRDYVKNNYPTPKGLLDKIKSFIAPPTSITLACLYDNIINRNIMPCYAGTQIIHIDPNGNVYPCNFKLSEDRILGNLRERDLDEIWAEVSPKILQEIKKGECMYPNGLCGDSDIYPSICNCPPFVQKWYLSKLIKQEKLIKSKNE; encoded by the coding sequence ATGATAAGAAAATACTGGCACTGGCTTAAGTACAAACTTGGTATACGCGATATCATTGGTTTACGTTTTACCACCACCTGGAAATGCGATTCAAAATGCAAAACCTGTAATATCTGGAAAGATGCCACTGCGGGAAAGAATGATCTAACCGTTAAGGAAATAGACAACTTTTCTCGAGCCGAATGCTTGAAAAAAGTAGAATATATAACTCTCAGCGGTGGTGAACCCACCCTAAGGAAAGACTTGCCCGAGGTCATAGAAGTCCTGCATAAGAACCTTCCAAAAGCTGGGTTCGCTATGACCACCCATGGAATGCATCCTCAGCTCGAGGAAGACGTCTTTAGGAAAATCCTGAGGAATAACCCGGATATCCCCTTCAGATTCGTTGGCATCAGTCTTAACGGACCGCCTCAAATACATGATCGTACCCGGGGAATAGAAGGCAGCTGGGAAAAAGCAGTTGAAACCTATGATAGACTGAAAGATCTGGTCCCTTGTGAATTCAGCTTCACTTTCTGCAAGGATAATGTAGAATACTTCGAATGGGTACAGGACTTTGCCCGTAGCAAGGGGACAAGAGCATATATATGCTGGACTGTTATGAATGAACGCTTCGATATTTTGGATGAAGATCTTGTTTTCTGGCGTGAAGGGATGGATAAGATGCTCCGAGATTATGTTAAGAACAATTATCCTACACCCAAAGGATTGCTCGATAAAATAAAAAGTTTCATCGCCCCCCCTACCAGCATTACCTTGGCATGTCTATACGATAACATAATCAATCGGAACATCATGCCCTGCTACGCTGGCACGCAAATAATTCATATTGATCCGAATGGCAATGTCTACCCGTGCAATTTTAAGCTTTCCGAAGACCGTATACTTGGGAATCTCAGGGAAAGGGATCTCGACGAGATATGGGCAGAAGTATCCCCGAAGATCCTCCAGGAAATAAAAAAAGGGGAATGCATGTACCCCAATGGTCTTTGCGGAGACTCTGATATATACCCAAGCATCTGCAACTGTCCGCCTTTTGTGCAGAAATGGTATCTATCCAAGCTTATTAAGCAAGAAAAATTGATAAAATCCAAAAATGAGTGA
- a CDS encoding glycosyltransferase, giving the protein MSESRITMENPRISVVLSVFNGIPHLRESIESILDQTFDDIELILIDDGSTDDTPRIVESFTDKRIRKIRHEKNIGLTKSLNEGLRLARGKYMARQDSDDISLPERLSKQYAFMEKHPDIVLTGCGAEIIDNEGKKVSSFVPVTDPTVLARTSSEKCQIFHPSIIFRNDCGIYYREKFIYSQDYDLYLRLLTQGKKIANMPDILIRYRLSPGAISYSKRTHQFLFSRKAREFYEQRIRTGKDFYEDFNTDSVISINADNTEDSEILLNELKASVEIEDLQRIRSFYVKYLLARKRLDRYLVYFLISFLPAKFLRLVKKLNSKKRAGKLNE; this is encoded by the coding sequence ATGAGTGAATCGAGAATCACTATGGAAAACCCCAGAATCAGTGTTGTACTTTCCGTATTCAACGGCATTCCTCATCTTCGGGAATCGATAGAAAGCATACTTGACCAGACATTTGACGATATAGAACTTATCCTGATAGATGATGGGTCAACGGACGATACTCCCCGGATCGTGGAAAGCTTCACCGATAAGCGTATCAGGAAAATCCGCCATGAAAAGAACATAGGGCTGACAAAGTCTCTGAACGAAGGACTTCGCCTGGCACGCGGGAAATATATGGCACGCCAGGACAGTGACGATATTTCTCTGCCTGAGAGACTCAGTAAGCAGTATGCTTTTATGGAAAAACATCCGGACATTGTCCTGACCGGTTGCGGCGCCGAGATAATTGACAATGAAGGTAAAAAGGTCTCTTCTTTCGTGCCCGTTACTGATCCCACTGTTTTAGCCAGAACCTCATCTGAAAAATGTCAGATATTTCATCCCAGCATTATCTTCCGTAATGATTGTGGTATATATTACCGTGAGAAGTTCATCTATTCACAGGACTATGACCTTTACCTCAGGCTCCTTACCCAGGGCAAAAAAATAGCCAATATGCCCGATATCCTTATAAGATATAGATTGTCACCGGGCGCCATATCATATAGTAAGAGAACTCACCAGTTCCTTTTTTCGCGTAAAGCCCGTGAATTCTATGAACAAAGGATCAGAACGGGAAAAGATTTTTATGAAGATTTCAATACAGATTCGGTAATTTCTATAAATGCGGATAATACCGAAGACTCGGAGATTTTACTTAACGAATTAAAAGCAAGCGTAGAGATAGAAGATCTTCAACGGATACGGTCGTTCTACGTGAAATATTTACTTGCCCGCAAACGACTGGATAGGTATTTAGTTTATTTTCTTATCAGTTTCCTGCCAGCCAAGTTTTTACGGCTCGTGAAAAAATTAAACTCAAAGAAAAGAGCAGGAAAACTAAACGAGTAG
- a CDS encoding UDP-N-acetylglucosamine 2-epimerase (non-hydrolyzing), producing MADRGKIISIVGARPQFIKLAPLVRAFREKAPKVEHVIVHTGQHYDYNMSKVFFEELGLPEPDFHLGVGSAEHGLQTALMLRKIEEVFLLNKPDRVIVYGDTNSTLAGALAAAKLHIPVDHVEAGLRSYDRTMPEEINRALTDHCSSILFCPTENAVNNLSKEGFSNIVNGGKLVEDTPRLTGKEPFVLNVGDIMYDSFLLCLGIAEKKSRIIEELSLKGEEYCLATVHRAENTDDETRLRNILEALNAIGKDTQVVFPMHPRTRKCLEKYDIRQRDLQGIRMIDPVSYFDMLILEKNAKVILTDSGGMQKEAYFAGVPCITLREETEWIETVEAGWNFLVGADKSRINAAFQSGPSCQGEAGYGIGLTSTRIIEIIAHPNRDSNSLQS from the coding sequence ATGGCGGATCGTGGGAAAATAATCAGCATAGTGGGCGCAAGACCCCAGTTCATCAAGCTGGCGCCTCTTGTCCGCGCTTTCCGGGAGAAGGCTCCGAAGGTCGAGCATGTTATAGTCCATACGGGTCAGCACTATGATTATAATATGTCGAAAGTCTTTTTTGAGGAGCTGGGGCTTCCCGAACCGGATTTTCACCTGGGTGTGGGTTCTGCAGAACACGGACTTCAGACGGCTCTCATGCTCAGGAAGATAGAAGAGGTCTTTCTCTTGAATAAGCCCGACCGGGTAATCGTTTACGGGGATACCAATTCCACGCTGGCCGGCGCTCTTGCCGCGGCAAAACTGCACATACCGGTGGACCATGTGGAAGCCGGACTTAGAAGCTATGACCGTACCATGCCCGAAGAGATCAACAGGGCTCTTACCGACCACTGCTCAAGCATACTTTTCTGTCCGACGGAGAACGCCGTCAACAACCTGAGCAAAGAGGGTTTTTCCAACATCGTCAACGGAGGAAAACTCGTTGAGGATACGCCGCGATTGACCGGGAAAGAGCCTTTTGTGTTGAACGTGGGGGATATAATGTATGATTCTTTCCTTCTGTGTCTCGGTATCGCGGAAAAAAAATCACGTATAATCGAAGAGCTTTCCCTGAAAGGGGAAGAATACTGCCTGGCTACAGTGCATCGTGCCGAGAATACCGATGATGAAACAAGACTCAGGAATATTCTGGAGGCTTTGAATGCTATCGGCAAGGATACGCAAGTTGTTTTTCCCATGCATCCCCGCACCAGGAAATGTCTGGAAAAATACGATATTAGGCAGAGGGATCTCCAGGGCATTCGCATGATCGATCCGGTAAGTTATTTTGACATGCTTATCCTGGAGAAGAACGCAAAAGTTATTTTGACCGACTCGGGCGGGATGCAGAAAGAGGCTTATTTCGCGGGCGTTCCTTGTATAACGCTCCGTGAAGAGACAGAGTGGATCGAAACGGTTGAAGCCGGATGGAATTTTCTAGTAGGTGCGGATAAATCCAGAATAAACGCTGCCTTCCAGTCAGGGCCGTCGTGTCAGGGTGAAGCCGGTTATGGAATAGGTCTGACATCAACCAGGATCATAGAGATTATTGCACACCCGAACCGTGACAGCAACAGTCTACAGAGTTGA
- a CDS encoding aminopeptidase → MISENALHAVFTGSLKLRKTESCLIVTDTVKEPIGRAFYDHARGITKRAKISVMDPTPEHGTEPPEQISRLMTQYDVQLLITDKSLTHTMARREATSRGARIASMPSITEEVANRCLDIDYEHLREESKWLYGKLSGVSTVRVVTELGTDMVFRVGSGSFFGREGASFDHPGAFGNLPEGEISFSPESCEGVYIVDATFPELGVLNAPLAFKVRGGVVCEINGERSREVIERLDRVGARAYRVAELGIGLNPKARISGNVLEDEKVIGTIHIAVGNNLSYGGDNDVPLHLDGVITRPDIYLDGVKLMEKGLFIR, encoded by the coding sequence GTGATAAGCGAGAACGCGTTACACGCGGTTTTTACCGGTTCATTGAAGTTGCGCAAGACGGAATCCTGTCTTATCGTTACCGATACCGTGAAGGAACCCATCGGACGGGCTTTTTACGACCACGCCCGGGGGATCACCAAGCGGGCCAAGATATCGGTCATGGATCCCACCCCGGAACACGGCACGGAGCCTCCCGAGCAGATATCAAGACTTATGACGCAGTATGACGTGCAGCTTCTGATCACCGATAAGTCCCTCACTCACACTATGGCCAGGAGAGAAGCAACCTCAAGAGGCGCCAGAATAGCGAGCATGCCGAGCATCACCGAAGAGGTCGCCAACCGGTGCCTTGATATCGATTATGAGCATCTCAGGGAGGAATCGAAATGGCTTTACGGCAAGCTCAGTGGTGTTTCGACCGTACGGGTAGTGACCGAACTGGGCACGGATATGGTGTTCCGGGTCGGTTCGGGATCCTTTTTCGGGAGGGAGGGAGCGTCTTTCGACCATCCGGGCGCTTTCGGCAACCTTCCCGAGGGAGAAATATCGTTTTCACCCGAAAGCTGTGAGGGAGTATATATCGTCGACGCGACCTTCCCGGAACTGGGGGTTTTGAACGCACCCCTTGCCTTCAAGGTGAGGGGCGGTGTGGTCTGCGAGATAAACGGTGAAAGGTCCCGGGAGGTCATTGAAAGGCTTGACAGAGTTGGTGCCAGGGCGTACAGGGTGGCCGAGCTCGGTATCGGTCTCAATCCCAAGGCGCGTATATCGGGAAATGTCCTGGAAGACGAAAAGGTGATAGGTACCATCCATATAGCCGTGGGTAATAATCTTTCATACGGGGGAGATAACGATGTGCCGCTCCATCTTGACGGTGTCATAACCAGACCGGATATCTATCTGGACGGGGTTAAACTCATGGAGAAAGGGCTTTTTATCAGGTAA